In a single window of the Methanofollis ethanolicus genome:
- a CDS encoding peptidase, whose protein sequence is MVSTRSRPMVFALLLVVAFLAVPPVSAKDDAGYTVCPSVFDAPEMIQRLADTIEQGETNRHQFYVESGAECLEVHLNWYSTSESLALTLYAPSWSEIGTYHDNDDGVKDGKIHIDIVPDSSHVDQGIWTFDVYGDRVSSQRTYNLNLYQH, encoded by the coding sequence ATGGTATCAACAAGAAGTAGACCCATGGTTTTTGCCCTCCTGCTGGTCGTTGCCTTTCTGGCCGTACCTCCTGTGTCGGCAAAAGATGATGCCGGATACACTGTTTGCCCTTCTGTATTTGATGCTCCGGAGATGATTCAAAGACTGGCCGACACGATCGAACAGGGCGAAACCAACAGACATCAGTTTTATGTCGAGAGCGGAGCCGAGTGCCTTGAAGTGCACCTTAACTGGTACTCGACCTCCGAGTCTCTGGCCTTGACTCTATATGCCCCTTCATGGAGTGAGATTGGCACGTACCATGACAATGATGACGGGGTTAAAGATGGCAAGATTCATATTGACATTGTTCCAGATAGCAGTCATGTAGATCAGGGGATCTGGACTTTCGATGTATATGGTGATAGGGTATCATCCCAGAGAACATACAACCTCAATCTTTACCAGCACTAA
- a CDS encoding winged helix-turn-helix transcriptional regulator, which translates to MRIIALSILFFVLLVPIASALGYTVHPSQNIGNDPGSPISGETVHDIDPIPLWLALLLCVLPQLTATPIEALISLKASLYLGYRNVCKKNALDNPARLEIFHFIKENPGVHFREILRTLSLARGTLGYHIHIMEEEGLLRTIQGRGRKHYFTAGSPYPVEEGILITVLRNDSLRRILTHIRGNQGIPLDEIAEGVDLSRATVHADLKYLVKLGIVKKEKKGRYMLYILPENYSHTLMKYVNCCPEPVPIPAEYEG; encoded by the coding sequence TTGAGGATAATCGCACTATCGATCCTTTTTTTTGTGTTGCTGGTTCCGATTGCCAGTGCTTTGGGATATACGGTTCACCCCTCTCAAAATATTGGGAACGACCCTGGATCACCAATTTCAGGCGAGACTGTTCATGATATCGATCCGATCCCCCTGTGGCTCGCTCTACTCCTGTGCGTACTCCCGCAATTAACAGCGACTCCGATTGAGGCGCTTATCTCTCTGAAGGCTTCTCTATACCTGGGATATAGAAATGTATGTAAAAAGAATGCTCTCGACAACCCGGCAAGGCTTGAGATATTTCATTTCATCAAAGAAAATCCAGGGGTACATTTCAGGGAAATACTGAGAACTCTGTCTTTAGCGAGAGGAACGCTTGGATATCATATTCACATAATGGAAGAAGAGGGTTTGCTGAGAACAATACAGGGGAGAGGAAGGAAACACTATTTCACCGCCGGTTCTCCGTACCCGGTCGAAGAGGGAATCCTCATCACTGTCCTGAGAAATGATAGTCTGAGGAGGATTTTAACACACATCCGTGGAAATCAGGGTATACCTCTCGATGAAATCGCCGAGGGAGTGGATCTATCTAGAGCCACGGTTCATGCAGACCTCAAATATTTAGTCAAACTCGGTATTGTGAAAAAAGAAAAAAAGGGGAGATATATGCTGTATATCCTCCCTGAAAACTATTCTCATACATTGATGAAGTACGTGAACTGCTGTCCCGAACCGGTTCCGATCCCGGCCGAATATGAGGGATGA
- a CDS encoding MFS transporter, producing MKQRLPLLLGVFVVMALSNAIVPVLPALADGPALQGALFSAYFLGAFLTVLPAGVLSDRVGRVPLIRAGLVLTLASGAAILAFPDPLVLLAARGIEGIGAGLFVPAAMSWINLQPDHEHMSGNFIAALNVGLVSGLLGAGFLSDVAGIMGGVAVFTAATVVPLVFSALIAEASAPEGRNGGLVGIGKNYFWLYVSAIVLVGATGAVTAIYPDFTGETPATLSLQLGMMNVATVVASIAASRAHLAPIPTIRASAVVMAAAVAFSYLTPLAFVVVGGTAGVVMIAQINYLAADQARQGAVMGLFNASSYAGMTLLPFMAGVVSEIHGFMMAFAVTAVLSAVMAVTIGRCRCPVSH from the coding sequence ATGAAGCAGCGCCTCCCCCTCCTGCTCGGCGTCTTTGTCGTGATGGCGCTCTCGAACGCGATCGTGCCCGTGCTGCCAGCCCTCGCCGATGGGCCGGCTTTGCAGGGCGCCCTTTTTTCCGCATACTTTCTCGGGGCTTTTCTCACGGTCCTGCCGGCAGGAGTCCTCTCCGACAGGGTGGGCCGGGTGCCCCTGATACGGGCCGGCCTTGTCCTGACACTCGCGAGCGGTGCGGCGATCCTTGCCTTCCCCGACCCTCTGGTCCTCCTTGCAGCACGGGGCATCGAGGGGATCGGTGCAGGTCTCTTCGTGCCCGCGGCGATGTCCTGGATCAATCTCCAGCCCGACCACGAGCATATGAGCGGCAACTTCATCGCCGCCCTGAATGTCGGTCTGGTCTCCGGCCTTCTCGGGGCAGGCTTTCTCAGCGACGTGGCAGGGATCATGGGCGGGGTTGCGGTCTTCACCGCGGCGACGGTGGTGCCGCTCGTGTTCTCGGCCCTGATAGCAGAAGCGAGCGCTCCCGAAGGGAGAAATGGCGGGCTCGTCGGGATCGGAAAGAACTATTTCTGGCTGTATGTCTCGGCGATTGTCCTTGTCGGCGCGACCGGGGCGGTGACGGCGATCTATCCGGACTTCACCGGCGAGACGCCGGCAACCCTGAGCCTGCAACTGGGGATGATGAACGTGGCGACGGTCGTCGCCTCCATCGCTGCGTCACGGGCCCACCTGGCACCGATCCCGACGATACGGGCGTCGGCCGTGGTGATGGCCGCGGCGGTCGCCTTCTCCTATCTCACTCCGCTCGCGTTCGTGGTCGTCGGCGGGACCGCCGGCGTGGTGATGATCGCCCAGATCAATTACCTTGCGGCAGACCAGGCGAGACAGGGGGCGGTGATGGGCCTCTTCAATGCATCGAGTTATGCGGGGATGACTCTCCTTCCCTTTATGGCGGGAGTGGTCTCGGAAATACATGGATTTATGATGGCATTTGCCGTCACCGCCGTCCTTTCGGCCGTGATGGCCGTCACCATCGGGCGGTGCAGGTGCCCGGTATCACACTGA
- a CDS encoding beta-CASP ribonuclease aCPSF1 gives MLIEDRLKELRDKINTKVPAGITISDVEFEGPELVIYTDDPKKFADQEDLIKVLARDLRKRIVVRPNILEDPETAATKIKAVVPDNAGISDIFFDPDTGEVLIEAEKPGVVIGKNGATLRDITKNTCWTPKVVRTPPIESSSVKQVRQFLRSVKDERKTFLRTIGRRIHRDVIAKDQWVRVTTLGCCREVGRAAFLLTTPESKVLIDCGEKPGSATSTPYLYVPEISPLTSLDAVVLTHAHLDHCALVPLLFKYGYDGPVYSTPPTRDLATMLQLDYLDVVKKDAGRQPYTSNEVKEYIKHSITLNYGSVTDIAPDIKLTFHNAGHILGSAIAHFHIGDGLYNIAFTGDFNYQKTRLFSPAVSSFPRLEALFMESTYGGANDFQPPREVAEAKLYEIVTRTINRGGKVVIPAFAVGRSQEVMLALEEGMRKEKIPKVKVYLDGMIKEATAIHTTYPEYLNVDLRNQIFRDGMNPFLADCFIQVDSSDLREKVIGGDPCVIVTTSGMLNGGPVMEYLYALAPDERNTLIFVGYQADGTFGRRLQKGWREIPIGNRETMVLKLDIDTVDGFSGHSDRKQLMGFIQHLQPRPEKIFTIHGDEGSTIDLASSIYKRFHIETRSPLNLETYRMV, from the coding sequence ATGCTCATAGAGGACAGACTCAAGGAACTCAGAGATAAGATCAATACCAAGGTCCCCGCGGGGATCACCATCTCTGACGTCGAATTCGAAGGCCCGGAACTGGTCATCTATACCGATGATCCGAAGAAATTCGCCGACCAGGAGGACCTGATCAAGGTCCTGGCACGGGACCTTCGCAAGCGTATCGTCGTGCGGCCGAACATCCTTGAAGACCCGGAGACGGCGGCCACGAAGATCAAGGCGGTCGTGCCGGACAATGCCGGAATATCAGATATCTTTTTCGACCCCGACACCGGCGAGGTGCTCATCGAAGCAGAAAAGCCCGGTGTCGTCATCGGCAAGAACGGGGCGACCCTCCGCGATATCACCAAGAACACCTGCTGGACGCCGAAAGTGGTCCGCACCCCCCCGATCGAGAGTTCGAGCGTCAAGCAGGTCCGCCAGTTCCTCAGGTCGGTCAAGGACGAGAGGAAGACATTCCTCCGGACCATCGGACGCCGGATCCACCGCGACGTGATTGCAAAGGACCAGTGGGTCAGGGTGACGACCCTCGGGTGCTGCCGGGAAGTCGGTCGTGCGGCCTTCCTCCTCACGACGCCGGAGAGCAAGGTGCTCATCGACTGCGGCGAAAAGCCGGGAAGCGCCACGAGCACGCCGTACCTCTATGTCCCGGAGATCTCTCCGCTGACCTCTCTCGACGCCGTGGTCCTCACCCACGCCCACCTCGACCACTGCGCCCTCGTGCCCCTGCTCTTCAAGTATGGCTACGACGGCCCGGTGTACTCGACCCCGCCGACGCGTGACCTTGCCACCATGCTCCAGCTCGACTACCTCGACGTGGTCAAAAAGGATGCAGGGAGGCAGCCGTACACTTCCAATGAGGTGAAGGAGTACATCAAGCACTCGATCACCCTCAACTACGGGTCTGTCACCGACATCGCACCCGACATCAAGCTCACCTTCCACAACGCGGGCCACATCCTGGGATCGGCCATCGCTCACTTCCATATCGGCGACGGTCTGTACAACATCGCCTTCACCGGCGACTTCAACTACCAGAAGACCCGGCTCTTCTCACCGGCGGTCTCAAGTTTCCCCCGTCTCGAAGCGCTCTTCATGGAGAGCACCTACGGCGGCGCGAACGATTTCCAGCCGCCGCGTGAAGTGGCCGAGGCCAAACTCTACGAGATCGTCACCAGGACGATCAACCGCGGCGGCAAGGTTGTCATCCCGGCCTTCGCTGTCGGCAGGTCGCAGGAGGTCATGCTCGCCCTCGAAGAGGGGATGAGGAAGGAGAAGATCCCGAAGGTGAAGGTCTACCTGGACGGCATGATCAAGGAGGCAACGGCGATCCACACCACCTATCCCGAATATCTCAACGTCGACCTCCGCAACCAGATCTTCAGGGACGGCATGAACCCCTTCCTCGCCGACTGCTTCATCCAGGTGGACTCGTCCGACCTGCGGGAGAAGGTCATCGGCGGCGACCCCTGCGTGATCGTCACAACGAGCGGTATGCTCAATGGCGGCCCTGTGATGGAGTATCTGTACGCCCTCGCACCCGACGAGAGGAACACCCTCATTTTCGTCGGTTATCAGGCCGACGGTACCTTCGGGCGGCGCCTCCAGAAGGGCTGGCGGGAGATCCCGATCGGCAACCGCGAGACGATGGTCCTCAAGCTCGATATCGACACGGTGGACGGGTTCTCCGGTCACTCCGACCGGAAGCAGTTGATGGGGTTCATCCAGCACCTCCAGCCGCGGCCCGAGAAGATCTTCACGATCCACGGGGACGAGGGGAGCACCATCGACCTTGCAAGCTCGATCTACAAGCGTTTCCACATCGAGACGCGTTCGCCCCTGAACCTCGAAACATACCGCATGGTATAA
- the psmB gene encoding archaeal proteasome endopeptidase complex subunit beta, protein MPEINQEILKGTTTVGLVFHDGIVLATEKRATMGNLIASKKAKKVYQIADRIGMTTAGGVGDAQQLARLMQVECNLYKVRHGKTITVVAAATLLSNYLQQNRYYPYYVQLLVGGVDRNGPSVYSVDAMGGASKEDDIVSTGSGSPMAYGVLEDRFTAGMDEEQAATLAIRALKAAMRRDSASGEDISVVVIMKDKYEERAVEVTKGNSPELAH, encoded by the coding sequence ATGCCTGAGATTAATCAGGAAATATTAAAGGGCACCACGACAGTGGGGCTCGTATTCCATGACGGCATCGTCCTTGCGACCGAGAAACGTGCGACGATGGGTAATTTGATCGCCAGCAAAAAGGCAAAGAAGGTCTACCAGATCGCCGATCGCATCGGGATGACGACCGCCGGCGGCGTCGGCGACGCCCAGCAGCTCGCCCGTCTCATGCAGGTTGAGTGTAACCTCTACAAGGTCCGCCACGGGAAAACCATCACGGTTGTGGCGGCGGCGACACTCCTCTCCAACTATCTCCAGCAGAACCGGTATTACCCGTACTATGTCCAGCTCCTCGTCGGTGGCGTGGACAGGAACGGCCCGAGCGTGTATTCAGTCGACGCCATGGGAGGCGCCTCGAAGGAAGACGACATCGTCTCGACCGGATCGGGCTCGCCGATGGCGTACGGCGTACTTGAAGACCGTTTCACGGCCGGCATGGACGAAGAACAGGCTGCAACACTTGCGATCCGGGCCCTGAAGGCTGCGATGCGCCGTGACTCGGCGTCGGGCGAGGATATCAGTGTTGTCGTCATCATGAAAGACAAGTATGAAGAACGTGCTGTTGAGGTCACAAAAGGAAACAGCCCAGAATTAGCCCACTAA
- a CDS encoding CBS domain-containing protein: MHVIDYMTKDVVSVEIPSNRDDILKILKRTGISGVPVLEKGKVVGVVTRKDLLRKSEETQVALLMSHNPIVIRADATIVEAATLMSKDNFRRLPVVDDDGKLVGLISVADIIASVAQLRIKDEIKDHCVSTTFALWEETPLPLVGRIMEISDVEAVPIMDDKGRVAGIISERDLIRSSHIEDSVEVSDFSNGTDDDEWTWESIRDMHVISYGVSKVKLPERPVKTAMVKNVITVPKNATVSECALLMKRSRLDQLPVVNGDKKLIAMLFDRDLIRVLCEEPGNNNL, from the coding sequence ATGCATGTCATCGACTACATGACAAAGGATGTCGTCTCTGTCGAAATACCCAGCAACCGGGACGACATCCTCAAGATCCTGAAACGGACCGGGATCTCGGGCGTGCCGGTCCTTGAAAAAGGAAAGGTCGTCGGCGTGGTGACCAGGAAAGACCTCCTCAGAAAGTCGGAGGAGACCCAGGTCGCCCTCCTGATGTCTCACAACCCAATCGTGATCCGGGCGGACGCCACCATTGTCGAAGCCGCCACCCTGATGAGCAAGGACAATTTCCGCAGGCTGCCGGTCGTGGACGACGACGGGAAACTCGTCGGCCTGATCAGCGTCGCCGACATCATTGCCTCCGTTGCCCAGCTCAGGATCAAGGACGAGATCAAGGACCACTGCGTGAGTACCACCTTTGCCCTCTGGGAAGAGACGCCCCTCCCCCTCGTCGGCAGGATCATGGAGATCTCCGACGTCGAGGCCGTCCCGATCATGGACGACAAAGGCAGGGTTGCAGGGATCATCTCAGAACGCGATCTCATCCGCAGTTCGCATATCGAGGACTCTGTCGAGGTCTCCGACTTCTCGAACGGGACCGACGACGACGAGTGGACATGGGAGAGCATCAGGGACATGCATGTCATCAGTTACGGTGTCTCGAAGGTGAAACTCCCGGAAAGACCGGTCAAGACGGCCATGGTCAAAAACGTGATCACCGTCCCGAAGAACGCAACGGTGAGCGAGTGCGCTCTTCTGATGAAGCGTTCCCGTCTCGACCAGCTCCCGGTGGTCAACGGCGACAAAAAACTCATCGCCATGCTCTTTGACCGCGACCTCATCAGGGTGCTCTGTGAGGAACCCGGGAACAACAACCTTTAA
- a CDS encoding universal stress protein translates to MFQKIVVAVDGSEISQKAFEVALSEAKMWNAALHVIYVVETSRFSSLPMDNTMEVIYSLLEKEGREIFEKSTAQAAAEGISIVTHLRDGHAGTEVLALAEELQADLIVIGSRGKSGIDRLLLGSVSAHVVQDSRCTTMVVR, encoded by the coding sequence ATGTTCCAGAAAATCGTCGTCGCCGTCGACGGGTCAGAGATAAGCCAGAAGGCATTCGAGGTCGCTCTCTCGGAGGCGAAAATGTGGAATGCCGCGCTTCACGTGATCTACGTCGTCGAGACCAGCAGGTTCTCATCCCTTCCCATGGACAATACCATGGAAGTCATCTACTCCCTGCTGGAGAAGGAAGGCCGGGAGATCTTTGAGAAGAGCACCGCACAGGCTGCCGCCGAAGGGATATCCATCGTCACCCATCTCAGGGACGGACACGCCGGGACCGAAGTCCTCGCCCTTGCCGAAGAACTGCAGGCCGACCTGATCGTCATCGGGTCACGCGGCAAGAGCGGCATCGACCGTCTGCTCCTCGGCAGTGTGTCCGCCCATGTCGTCCAGGACAGCAGGTGCACAACAATGGTGGTGAGATAA
- a CDS encoding amidohydrolase family protein, with product MHEQVYRGLALLGADFEPSRVAIVVENGRITKVEDDPAAPDLWICPAFFNAHTHLGDTVAMDCATCGDLTALVTPPHGLKHRILAATPRDRLVAGMRASIGAMRATGTAGFADFREGGPDGVSALREALRGEAATPVIFGREGGEMVADGIGISSVRDVAGVEAQVAAARAAGKKVAFHAGERDPDDIDGALAFEPDLLVHCTHATDRQLRAIADAGTPIAVCMRSNWILGVTRGQDHPPLRRMAELGCTFYLGTDNVMFVQPDMLRDMAFCETVSRLPADQVLRAAVGGAALAGRSCLLDTGNRANFVIINPGSANLRFSTDPLASIVRRVDGNAILETVINP from the coding sequence ATGCACGAGCAGGTGTACCGGGGCCTGGCCCTCCTCGGCGCGGACTTTGAGCCGTCCCGCGTGGCGATCGTCGTCGAAAACGGAAGGATCACGAAGGTCGAGGACGACCCCGCCGCACCGGACCTCTGGATCTGTCCCGCATTCTTCAACGCCCATACACACCTTGGCGACACCGTGGCGATGGACTGCGCCACCTGCGGCGACCTCACCGCACTTGTCACCCCGCCGCACGGCCTCAAGCACCGCATCCTCGCGGCAACACCGCGAGACCGTCTCGTCGCAGGCATGCGTGCGAGCATCGGGGCCATGCGGGCGACCGGCACGGCAGGCTTCGCCGACTTCAGGGAGGGCGGCCCTGACGGGGTGTCGGCCCTGAGAGAGGCGCTCCGCGGCGAGGCGGCAACCCCCGTCATCTTCGGCCGCGAAGGAGGTGAGATGGTGGCCGACGGCATCGGGATCAGCAGCGTCAGGGACGTCGCCGGCGTCGAGGCGCAGGTGGCCGCCGCACGGGCCGCCGGAAAGAAAGTGGCCTTCCACGCCGGGGAGCGCGACCCCGACGACATCGACGGCGCCCTCGCCTTCGAGCCCGACCTCCTCGTCCACTGCACCCATGCCACCGACAGACAACTCCGGGCGATCGCCGATGCAGGGACACCAATCGCCGTCTGCATGCGCTCGAACTGGATCCTCGGCGTCACCCGCGGGCAGGACCACCCGCCCCTCCGGCGGATGGCCGAACTCGGCTGCACCTTCTACCTCGGCACCGACAACGTCATGTTCGTCCAGCCCGACATGCTCCGCGATATGGCATTCTGCGAAACAGTCTCGCGCCTCCCTGCCGATCAGGTGCTGCGCGCCGCCGTCGGGGGCGCCGCCCTCGCGGGCAGATCCTGCCTCCTGGACACAGGGAATCGTGCGAATTTTGTCATAATAAACCCCGGATCTGCGAATCTCCGGTTCAGCACAGACCCTCTGGCCTCGATCGTCCGGAGAGTGGACGGAAATGCCATCCTAGAAACTGTTATAAATCCATAA
- a CDS encoding preprotein translocase subunit Sec61beta: MAKKSGGRLVSSAGLVNYYDSEDRRAFHINPTYVLAIAAAVGVFIFVLNTFY; the protein is encoded by the coding sequence ATGGCAAAAAAGAGTGGCGGGCGGCTTGTATCGTCTGCAGGTCTCGTGAACTATTATGACAGCGAGGACCGCCGGGCGTTCCACATCAACCCCACCTATGTGCTCGCAATCGCGGCAGCGGTCGGGGTCTTCATCTTCGTGTTGAACACCTTCTACTGA
- a CDS encoding coenzyme F420-0:L-glutamate ligase, giving the protein MHIQVIPVVGLPIIHPGDHLAEMICSTIAFEDGDILCIASSVYSKAHGHIRRLDEIAPSENALRIAQKTREDPRFVQAVLDDTTDVILEEPFILSETVTGHVGVRAGIDHSNIEDGMIIRLPPDPMGAAEGMRREIGRICGKDVRVIITDTCGRSFRRGQTGVAIGWSGMTAIRDFRGDHDLFGHTLEITEEAVIDEIAGFSNFMMGESNNGVPAVVFRNCGAWAGHDSLHFSKKEDIIRQSLGRN; this is encoded by the coding sequence ATGCACATCCAGGTAATCCCTGTTGTGGGCCTTCCTATCATCCATCCCGGGGACCATCTTGCTGAGATGATCTGCAGCACGATCGCCTTCGAGGACGGAGACATCCTCTGCATCGCCTCCTCGGTCTACTCCAAGGCGCACGGGCATATTCGCAGGCTCGACGAGATCGCTCCCTCGGAAAACGCACTGCGCATCGCCCAAAAGACCCGTGAGGACCCGCGGTTCGTCCAGGCTGTCCTTGACGACACGACCGACGTCATCCTGGAAGAACCCTTCATCCTCTCTGAGACGGTCACCGGCCACGTGGGCGTGCGGGCAGGCATCGACCACTCCAATATCGAGGACGGCATGATCATCCGCCTTCCCCCCGACCCGATGGGCGCCGCCGAGGGCATGCGCCGGGAGATCGGCCGGATCTGCGGGAAGGACGTCAGGGTGATCATCACCGACACCTGCGGGCGTTCGTTCAGGCGGGGCCAGACCGGCGTCGCTATCGGGTGGAGCGGCATGACGGCGATCCGGGACTTCCGCGGCGACCACGACCTCTTCGGCCACACCCTGGAGATCACGGAGGAGGCGGTGATCGACGAGATCGCCGGTTTCTCGAACTTCATGATGGGCGAGAGCAACAACGGCGTCCCCGCGGTCGTCTTCAGAAACTGCGGGGCGTGGGCCGGGCACGACAGCCTCCACTTCAGCAAGAAGGAAGATATCATCAGGCAGTCGCTCGGCCGGAACTAA
- a CDS encoding DUF1922 domain-containing protein — translation MYHVIRCPGCLTFTYVDPYQRWKLCHVCGEVIDVTRSVVYLEAEDHRDAETIVCKLADFLEDTGRKDLNDAEKRKLRSEYARWVRSRMA, via the coding sequence ATGTACCACGTCATCCGCTGTCCGGGGTGCCTCACCTTCACCTACGTCGATCCCTACCAGCGGTGGAAACTCTGCCATGTCTGCGGCGAGGTGATTGACGTGACCCGGTCCGTCGTCTATCTCGAAGCTGAGGACCACCGCGACGCGGAGACCATCGTCTGCAAACTTGCGGATTTTCTTGAGGACACCGGCAGAAAAGACCTGAACGATGCGGAAAAAAGAAAATTGCGTTCCGAGTACGCCCGGTGGGTCAGGAGCAGAATGGCCTGA
- a CDS encoding DNA helicase PriA, with protein sequence MIRHACGYEAPLYCKKCGRPLEYTERRGIFCSYCGRQVTMLCPKCGKRW encoded by the coding sequence ATGATCCGGCATGCATGCGGTTATGAGGCGCCGTTGTACTGCAAAAAGTGCGGGCGCCCTCTCGAATATACCGAGCGCAGGGGGATATTCTGCTCCTATTGCGGGCGGCAGGTGACGATGCTCTGCCCGAAGTGCGGCAAGCGCTGGTGA
- a CDS encoding formylmethanofuran dehydrogenase subunit C, whose product MRITLSMRERKNPYIPIEAEKIVPSILMKGTDVTVYEGNKARRLADLFEVVVEGEAASADEVEVVLRGDTSRVKRVGEYMDGGRITVEGDIGMHCGNFMSAGTIEVRGNAAGWCARELHGGTVICRGNTGHYCAAGYRGEKKGMAGGTVEVFGDAGDFAAEHLSGGEVVIHGNCGDMPGAEMRGGTLTIGGDCSRPCGNMKAGTCTVLGTVRDLIPTFERTGETAGPDGRTLTAFVGDIANRGKGRLFIRSFQYLE is encoded by the coding sequence ATGCGGATCACTCTCTCGATGCGGGAGCGGAAGAACCCGTACATCCCCATCGAGGCCGAGAAGATTGTCCCCTCCATTCTCATGAAAGGGACGGACGTCACCGTCTACGAGGGGAACAAGGCGCGGCGCCTCGCCGATCTCTTCGAGGTCGTCGTCGAGGGAGAGGCCGCCTCGGCCGACGAGGTCGAGGTCGTCCTCCGCGGCGACACTTCCCGCGTGAAACGGGTCGGCGAGTACATGGACGGCGGCAGGATCACGGTCGAAGGGGACATCGGGATGCACTGCGGCAACTTCATGTCGGCCGGGACTATCGAAGTGAGGGGCAATGCCGCGGGATGGTGTGCCCGCGAACTCCACGGCGGGACCGTCATCTGCCGCGGGAACACCGGCCACTACTGCGCCGCCGGGTACCGCGGCGAGAAGAAGGGGATGGCCGGGGGGACGGTGGAGGTCTTCGGGGATGCCGGCGACTTTGCCGCCGAACACCTCTCGGGCGGCGAGGTGGTCATCCACGGGAACTGCGGGGACATGCCGGGTGCCGAGATGAGAGGCGGGACGCTCACCATCGGCGGCGACTGTTCCCGTCCCTGCGGGAATATGAAAGCAGGCACCTGCACGGTCCTCGGCACGGTCCGCGACCTGATCCCGACCTTCGAGCGAACCGGAGAGACTGCCGGCCCTGACGGCAGAACCCTCACCGCATTTGTCGGGGATATCGCAAACAGAGGAAAGGGAAGACTTTTCATCAGGAGTTTTCAATATCTGGAGTAA